From the Lactuca sativa cultivar Salinas chromosome 9, Lsat_Salinas_v11, whole genome shotgun sequence genome, the window GACCAGTGTTTGACTATTCTTGAATATTTGGTAGCAAACGAGCTAGAGCGTGTAATATATTTGATTAAGGAACATTCTTACTCGATAACAGTGAGTAAACATTTATTCCTTGAAAGTTATTGTAACTTTATCTTTAGATTATGGgtaaaacttcttttaattattatTGTAATAATAATCAGCAGGTAATTGCAGTTATTATCACCAAATAGGACATTCCTCAAGTGATTGAAAAAACAGGACATTTTTTCAAGATCTCAAAGACTCAACAATTCGAAAAATGGTATTCATTTCTTGCatctttttatttattaattttttccaATATGGAGGGCATTTTTGCCTTTTGCATAGACAAGAGATCGAGGCACCTCCTTTGAATCCTAAAAAAGGATTTACCTTTGGGATTTtgctttttttaatttttgggtTAATTTTAGCCCACAATCTTATCTCTCGAGTTTTGGGATAAAAAGGGTAATATGGTAATTTGGCAAAGGAGATACGCCAATTCCTTCCATTACTTGTAATGCACCTTGTGTTTTGAGAACCGCCAACACAGAAGCTAACAGGGGAAGAAAGTTTTACACTTTTCACACACAGTGTTGCAAGTCCTTGATGTAAGCTAATTTTCTCTCCAAAAAGCATGTTTACAAATAAATATTTATCAAGTCATAAAGTCTTGTGGCTCAAgtcaataataaaaaaattacaagaaGTTAAGGAGAAGGCCGACGCCAACTAGAACAAGTAACTTCTTTACTTAATTTCTTTTCTCTTAAGTAGTGTTTGGTATGCATGAACCATAAAAGGAATGGAATAGTTCATTCCATAAGAATgaaaaaatgttgtttttttttaccAAAGATGGAATGAGATTCCTTCCATTTTGTTACTTTTTAGGAATTCCTGAAACGAgttatttttttttccaaacatcATATAGAATGGAATGAAaattttcaatataaccaaattttatgtatgtaatttttgaaaacccaaatattttcataaaaaaagtcACTATAATTAAACATCTTGTTGGGTGGTATTTGTAAATCAAAAATTTTCATGGATAAAAGCTTTAAATATATTtgcataattttaatttatatcaaCTTTCAGAGTTCTTGGGTGGTAGTGTTGATAAAGACAATTGCATGCAATCAGAAAATGACCTATGGCAAGATATAGAAACCATGAAGGTTAGTTCTGTAATTTCCTTCCTAATTAAAATTATTgccttttttttaataaatgctAAAACTGTTGTTAATTTTGGTGTGGTTATGGTCCGTAATACTCAACACAAATATTCAAAGAATCAAATCGCAGAAAAGAAGACAATTTCTAAAGACCAATCTGCAAACATGGTATTTTCTTTCATATATTATTATTTACTTTTTTGTCGGAACCAGAATTCAATTCCATTCCAGTCCCGCATTTGATTTCAAATGAGTAGACATCAAGGACCCCAAATCTAGCAAAAATCAGGAAGAAATCAAGCAACCAAGTATCCTTACATTGCAGTAAAAAGTAAGTAGAACTTGGTTCGCTTAATTCCATGGGATTAAATAGGAATTGGAATCCAATTCCATTATGATCCTTCTTTCGGACACAAAATATCAAGTATTGGAGAAGATGCATGTGGAAATGTAAAATATGATACATTAATTTTACTTCGatgttttgttgtttttggatgtTTTGGTAAAACTTAGATAGTTATATGTTTTTGGTATTTTACTATTTTTACAATAATGTTTGGTTTTTGATTGTATAACTATGGGATGTTTTTGGTATTTCAATGTTAATGTTTGGTTTTGGATTGTATAATTGTTTGAATGTTTTTGGTATTTAAATATTAATGTTTGTTTTGGGATTGCATAATTATTTGATGTTTTtggtattatttttgttttagattcataaaaaaaatctaatattatatatttgCATGGGGTTAGccacagaaagaaagaaaaatcaCATCTTAAATTTGTGAGGGATTAGTGACGGAATTAAAAAACAAGTATAGAGGCTTGTGAGGGATAAGAGACGGAATATTGTTATTAAGTTTTGTCGCCAATGTCCTAAACAACCATGTAAAGTGACTAATTTGCGATGGATATTCCGTTGCTAATTTATTCGCAAGAAAAAACTTATCCGTCGCTAAATCACTCGGTAAGTCATTAGCCACACTTTAATTGACTATAGAGTAAGTTTGTCGTTGATCCGTCGCAAACGTTATTTAGCGACGGATTTGTCAGTCTCTAAAACCCATGTTTCTAGTAGTGTTGTGCTCTTCAGCAATAAACTTGGGCTCTTGTCTTCCTCCACAATAATTGATTGCGGATAGATTTTCACATGGTGATCTCCATCCAGGACTTAGCTCGATCGGAAGATAGGAGACTCATAACAGCATGAACAAGTAAATATTAAATCTGAATAAGAGAAACCGTATACTGGTCAAAATAAACAGAGCAAGATGGATCACGCACAACAGTCAGCCAAAAATAAACTAATAGATCCAATGATTTTGACATTTTTTGCAGTACTTTCATGCACATGCTTCAGAACCTCGGTGTATTTCTGTTCCACTTCCATCGATGATTACATGTATTATATTCATATCAAACCTAACGCCATATATTAATGACATGACGTTGTATAATGCATGGAAAAGAAATGCCACCTTCTGGATCTGCAACGTCATGGCAGGTTTTTTAACTCGAGGACAATAAACTCATTTGGGCACATCTGGAATACTGTCTTTAAATAGAAGCATCCATTAACGTTGTAACCCACAGATgcttcttgaaaaagtttcaagtttaGTGCACGCACACGATCCCATAGAAATAAGCTTCTCAAGGTTTCTAGTCAATGAGGGTAGCTCTTCTTTACGAAAACATGCAAACTCAAACTTTGGCAATTTATTGTCGGGGTGAAATGGGCATCTTTCTAGGGTGAAATGTAACCGAGCTGCAATACGAACCTCAAGTGATTCATTCCCTCTGCCAGAATTGTGATTTTTTATGTGAAAAGAAAAGGATGTAAACCCCAAACAACCATTTAACTCTAAGTCGACAACATTTTTAAGCCATCCAATGGAAGCGTGAAGTTGTTCCAAATGAAAACAATTTGGGAGATATAAAGACTTGAGGTTTGGAGTCAGCGTAAGGTCAAGGGTCCTCAACTTTGAGTTATAGAGTACTATCGATCTGAGATTTAGACAAATACGAGGTATGTGAAGTTCTACCAAATCACCACATTCCTGAAGATGCAAAGCTGTGATATTCGGAGACAACCCTAGGTTAAGAGTCCTCAACTTTGAACGGCTAATGAAGAGAGATGTGAGCTTTTGACATGCATCTGACATGTGTAGTTCTTCCAAATCGTAACAGCTTGTAAGACTTAAAACTTCGAGATTTGGAGTCAGACCAATGTTAAGGGTTTTCAACTTTGAATTATTGAGTAATAGGGATCTGAGATTTAGACACCTACGTGGCATGTGAAGCTCTACCAAATCGTTGCAGCTAAAAAGAAACAACGTCTCAAGATTCGGAGCCAATCTCAGATCAAGGGTCTTCAACTTTGACCCTCTGAGGTTGAGGTATTTGAGGTTTAAGAATCCATTGGGTGCATGAAGTTCTACCAAATTATAACAATCGTATAGATCTAACAACTCAAGATTTGGAGCCAACCCAAGGTCAAGTGTTCTCAGCTTTGAACCATCAAGCTTGAGATATCTAAGCTTTACACATTCAACGGGCATGTAAAGTGCTCCCAAATGACTGCATCCTTTAAGAGTTAACCTCTCGAGATTTGGAGTAAGCCCAAGGTCAAAGGTCTTCAACATAGAATAACTAAGGTCAAGGAATCTGAGCTTGTCAAGAACCTAGCATAATAAGCAAAACAAGAAAATGAATATTGTTTTAATAACACATCAATAGTAGTGTAGCATTTAGAGAATCATGTaaacaagaatcaaccacaattTTACCTTTCTTTCTCTCCCTTCCCAGAGTTGTATGATATCGCTTTCAGCAATCTCAAGTGACACAAGTTCATTTGCTTGAAATGTTTTGGGTAAATACCTAAAACAGTACTCGTCCCAACGCAGATATTGTAAAGCATTTGGAAAGTATGGAGTTTCATTAGATTTCCAATTACAACACAGAAATCCTAAAGCATTTAGAAAGTTTGGCATGAGTTCATTATTCGTTTCTTGAATCGAGTAAAAATCTCGCAAAGCCACATCAAGAAACCTCAGTTCCTTCATCTTTCTAAGACCTTTCATAATGGTTTCCGGATCGAGTCCCCCCTTGTGGAATTTTATACATCTTGTTGCTTCAGTACCCTATAACCAATAAGTAGTAATTATCAAAAAACTTGTGTTGCAACAAATTAAAATGTGTTAGTTTCTCCAATTTACAAATAAACTTTGatccttaccaagtcattagccAATATATCTTCAATTTCCTTGCTATCCCACAATCTGCTATGTTTGTTAGGCATATCCGGGTGCGAACGACGGACAATATTCTTGCCCATTTCTTCAAAATGGTCATGCATGCTGACACGCTCATCATCATAATTATCATCAATAATTATGAGAGATTTTTGCTCAAGaacccttaaaccatttttagcATGAAATCCACAACTTTCAAGCACTTGGATTGCATAGCCTTTCAGCTCACCTTTTAATATGCATGCAACATGTAGAAATATTTCCTTGTAATCTTCCTCTAGGCCGATATAGCTTAATTCCAATATTTTCAGAGTTTCATTTAACGGAATTGTTTTTAGTCTTTCTAGGGCATCTATCCATTCACTCTTATTTTTACCACAGAGAAACGAACCCAAAACTTTGATTGTTAAGGGAAGACCAGCAGCATAACATACAACTTGTCCTGATAGTTCTTCGTACTCTTGAATTGGAATCTCTTTCCCAAATGCATACCTACTGAAGAGGCAAATCGCTTCCTTATTTGATAACAGATTGACAGTATGAATCAACTTCAGCCTATGTGCTACGAGCACTTGCTTATCTCTTGTTGTAATGATAATTCTACTTCCCGGCTTGAACCAATTAAGATCACCAGCTAACGCCTCAAGCTGGTCTATATGGTCCACATCATCTAGAACAAGAAGAACCTTTCTATTAcgcatcatcttcttcatcatgtTTTTCCCTTCATAAATACTACTTATGTTGATGCATTGATCATTTAGGACATGTGAAAGGACTTGCTTTTGCAACAACTTCAAACCGGACAAAGAAGCTTTCGAAACTTCCCGAACATTCTCAATGAAGCTTTTGCATTCAAACTcgaaataaattttattaaaaacagCTCTGGCCAAAGTTGTCTTTCCACCACCTCCTATACCCCAGATCCCAATCATGCGAACATCATCAGAACCAGTTCCTAAAGATGATGTAATCTCATTGATCCGAGTCTCTATGCCAACTAGTTTTTCATCAACGCTGAAATTGATGGAACGTAACTCTAATGAAATCTCTTCAACAATTCTTTTGATGAGTTTAGCTTCATGCCTGTATTTGAATAAGAGTTAATTAGTTTACCCAGATTTAATTGTTTATGATGAAAACAATTACTTTGAGAtctataacatataatcatatttcCTGTTTAATCTTTCCACAAGACTCGTATTGGTGCTAGAATTTCACCATATACACACAAGATGCCATGTAACACTTCTAAAACGTAGTTAGAaagaaacaaaataaaagaatatTGTAGAGATATGTGAAAGGAATTAATTACCCATCATCGGTTTTCTTTAATTCCCACCCTGCGAGATTGGCTGCTTCTTTCAAAGCCTCTCTCCATTTCCCAGCACCCTCTTCTTTTTCATGTTTGGCAAAGGCTTCTCCAACTGCCCCGATCTGCTTGCGGACTTCTGTGGGTTCCACATCATAAAATACGGGATAAGCAGTATGTATAGTCGTCTTGTGACACTCCATTATCTTCACAAGCTCATCCAAACACCAAGAAGAAGACGCATAGTTCCTGGAGAAAACAATGATATAGAATTTTGAGTCTTCAATAGATCCGAGGAGCTCATCGCTGATCCTTTTCCCTTTCTTGATTCTCTCGTCATCCCTGTAAGTATAAATGCTTTTCTGCTGAAGAGCTGAATAAAGATGATCGGTGAAATTGGTACGAGTGTCTTCACCTCTAAAACTCAAAAACACATCATACTTAAAGCTCTTAGGAATGCATGAAGTTGAAGAAGACGCCATTCCCTTATATAAAATTAAATCTTGTTGGAGAAAATTCATACGAAACAGTTGGCAGAAAAACTTGATCAATGTGATGAATTGAATAACCCTCGAAGTGTAAGTTAAAGAAGATATGGGAACAGGTGGAGAAATAAAAGCCACTTGTTTGGTCAAAGAAGAGGATAAGATTCTTTGCTTAAAAGTAAAAAAGGTAACGGAAATTACGCAGCGTAATTATTTCTACCAGGAAATGTATCATCTCTTTCATGATAAGATGCTGTTGAAGCGTAGTATTGGCCATCACTGTCGCCACTCCGTTCCCAGCTGCCACCCACCACAACCATCTCCCTGGCATAAGTTCTCTTTTCCTTCCTCCACTGTGGCAACTGTCGAAGAAGGCTCCCACTACAGAATGTGTAATTGGATTCACCCCAATGGCCCATGGGAGGTTCAAGTAAGAAGAACAAAGGAGATGTCAGATGTGGGTTCAAGATCCACACAAATAACTTCCGGAAGGCGAAACTGATCATTGAATTTGGTTTTGAGATTGAAAAGTCGGGAATCCAGTTATGTGAAGTGAAAATAGTTTTTGAGAATTCCAAATGACTTTATTCCATTTTAGTATTATATTTCTGCAAAAAAATAAAATCCATggcatgtttatgtttatgtggtaagaaatattttttttcttagtaATTTTAAAACATACTCATCGGAAACTGTTTCTATTTGATATTTTTTGACTCTATAATTATTCATGTTACAATATCATGTTATTATTAGAATATGAACTTCATTCTTTGGCTAAGTTTtaaaaagggataatgacttaggagggtaaaaAGGTTTTTAGTTTtccgtattaggtcactaaggtttttttttgtgcgtattagaccaatatggttgttattaccgtttagaaatagtcatttttaccggttttaccggtaaaaatgactatttctaaacggtaataacaaccatattggtctaatacgcacaaaaaaaaccttagtgacctaatacggaAAAAATggaaaccttattaccctcctaagtcattaacccTAATTTTAAAGACATTGAAAATATATGACCATCAACAGTAAACTACTTCGTTTAGAACTCGCGTCGTCCCATATAACCTGCTACTCCTCTATATGGCGAAACTCTTCATCTATAGTTGTCCATTTGGGGACATCCGATAAAATTGGAACGATGCAGAGAAGATTAGCATGGCCCCTGCGCAAGGATGACACACACAAATCGAGAAATGGTCCAAAATTTTTTTTAACCCTTTGTCGTCTTCTGTGGAACCCTAATTCCTTTTTCAAATGCTAATAGAGTTCAATTGCAATTCTTACGTTTCAGTAGTTCATCTACTGAAGTCATGATCAGACAACATGTTGATTCTATGGTCAGATTGATCTTCTTGTTGATGTCTTCAACCATTTGGGTAAGTAAGGGTGATATTTCTTTCTATAAAGTCTCCTTTTAGTTTTTTACTTTTCCTGTCATTAAGTTTCAGGCTTTATAAACTTCTGTTTATGTGTTGTATATAGTCtgtatgtgtttgtttatgtgttgatttttttaatcattttgcAACTTTAGTTTCTTAGTTCATGTTGTGGTTTtgcttttttataaaataattgataataGACATCCTCTACAAGTCCCTGTTGGTTTTACATTTCCATTCGTTATCAAATGTAGACATTGATGAGAGGTATCAAAGTGAGATTGTTTTTGTACATATGGATGTGTTcatgtaaacatttaaatgacaaAAAAGAAGTTATTGATAAAATGTTGCATATTTATGTAATGAAGATCGTCAATCATATGAGTTTTTGGACTTAGAAGTTCTGGAAGGGTTGTGAGATAAGTTTAAATGTAAGCAACTATTTTCAGTCAAACAAATCAGTCACATTGATTAGTAAGcatgttttctaaataattagggTTAATGACTTAGGAATGTAATAAGGTTTTcagtttgtccgtattaggtcactaaggttttttttgtgcgtattagaccaatatggttgttattaccgtttaaaaatagtcatttttaccggttaaaaccgataaaatgactatttctaaacggtaataacaaccatattggtctaatacgcacaaaaaaaaaactttagtgaCCTAATACGAACAAACTGAAAActttattaccctcctaagtcattaacccTTTTAAAAAAGAGTTTTTTAACTTATTACACTAAGGGGTATGGTATCTTTTTACCAATGGTAAAAAGATGTCACTTATACATGTTACTTATACGCCACATCAATTTTTATAGATTTTACAATTTTCACCTATAGACTAGGTTTGATAAATGGTTTACCaacgagttttttttttaaatttcaataaaaaataagaacttttgtaaaaaccatactaaaattaaaaattacattttagaaatccaaaaaataaaaaataacatgaaattaaaaattatattaaaaaactaaaaaaacgtgaactaaaaaataaaaataagaactagaaaaaaaaacataacatcaAAATTTCATTTGCGGTTTAGCTTTTTTTTTCGAATCGACTGTTTCACCGCTTTAGCATCTTCGGGGTCGAGGTGTCTCACATCTTGCATTAACAACAAATATTATGTGAGTCGGACGATATCAGTCATATGCTTCTCCAAAGTTGAATTCAGTCTTGCCATTTGAGTCATCATTTATTTCGATCTAGTTGACCGCTCGGTTCCGACTGACGAATTTGAAGATGTCGCTTTCCCTTTTTCTATTGCTCGAACTTTTGTTTTGTCCCTTCCTATATCTTATAGGGGGAGGAGGCGGACGTATTTTTTCAATGTCGTCGTTATCATCATTAAGATTAACGCCTACGTGATCATCCAATGAGACTTGTTGTAAGCTCGAATATGAAGATGTTCGGTTTCTTTTTGATGGATTTGCAATTTCTTCATGTGTTGCAAGTTCCCTCCACCTAATGTTTCTTTTGACAACTTCCCACACATCAATAAACTTAAAACGCTTTAGCATATCATATTGGAATGTAACATGTGTTTTTTTTCAACAAACTCGTTTTACTTTCTCCGCTAACCCATTGTTTTTCAAAGTTTGTGTAAATTCTATTCCAATATGTCACGAGTGTGTTCATAAGATTCCATTTCAAGTTACATTGGTCGGAGGTCCGATAATCTAGATCTCGACCCATTCCTTTACAAAATTGCTCCGCGTAACCAAAATTGATCATGATTTTGACTCTTTCTCGTGCCACCATCTTTAGATATGTCAACTTATGTCTTTGCTaactcaacttttttttttgtgtcCATCTTCTCGGATCGACCTTCCCTTTCTTTTGTTGTTGAGGTTGTTATTGTTGTTCTTCGTGTTTGGAATCAGAAACAATTTTGGTTGAAGGTATGAAAGGCGGTTGGGATGGAAATTGGGTTTGAGATGGTTGGGTTTGGGGTTGAGATTGGAAATGGAATTGTTGGggcatttggaattgtgaataatagcTAGGAACACCATCCATTTGTGGTTGGTAAGGTGGTGGTGATGACAGATCGTAGCCGAAAAGTGCGAAAGAGTTGTTAACATTTTGGTTTGGAGCATTTTGTTTGGAAGAGTTTGGATTGTTGAAAGATATTTTCAATGAAAAATGTTTGTAGAGAGTGTATAGTGTGTTTAAATTTTGGAAAAATGAATTCTATATAAGTAAATTTTTTTTCAATGTGGCGTATAGCCGTTGGCAACCGTTTGACAACGTTCACTTCCCCTAAACGATCACAATTTCAATTTTTTGCAGTCGGTAGAAACCCACCCCCGGTATTTAACCGGCGGTAAAACTAAAGTCATGGATCAGTGTTCATTGGCGGTGAATTAAGCCACATCGGATATCACCGGTAATCAGGGTACAACACTGTTAAGCCTTATCGGATCCATACCGGTATAAGTTAAAATAAGTGTTTTGAtagattaatttttaaaaaagctTATAGCGATGTCGAACTAAAGATAAGTCATTTTTTATAAGTCATTAACGTAACACCTAACTTATCAAAACTCTTTATAACTTATAGCTTTCCAACATCTctataaatcattttttttatcattttatcaaacactAAAAAGAGCTAATCAACTTATAGTTTTTTGACACCTACTGCAACAAAAAAGGGAATTAGCGCCGACAAAAGTCGCCGCTAAAGCCTAGAAGAGTCGTCGGTAAAGCTAATAGCGGCGACACGCATCGCCAGTAAAAAGTCGTTGTTACTATTTTGTCACTATTGCTCAAAATGTCGCCGGTAAAAATATTTGTCGTAGGTAatatcatttttcatttttatttttttaattgggtGCAAAAAAGTCGATACATAACAGCATTAaatccagaaaaaaaaaattacataataacaTCTTATTAGATACCAAATAGTGTTATAATTAATTTCATaccaaaataaaaaaccaaaGCTTTACAATTCTAACAAGTAGCAAAGTGTCACGACAAATATAACATACAAAACACAAATTAATTATCCAACGAACCATCGTCTCCGTTCCCATCGTTTCCTCATTGATCTTTCCCCGTATAAAGTTCCTCACTACATGTCGGGTCGTTGAGCATTGCCCAAAGATTTTTCAACTACATAATAAATCacaacatatataaacttataagttaaattatcaaacataaacaaaaactaccaaagtatattgctatttttgcacttaaatacaagaaataccaaaagcacgttgctatttcttgcacttgggacaaaaacacaattaccaaatcaacacgCATTTATCGAtgccaaagtacattgttatttttaaactaaaacaaaaaaccaatgtacattgctatttcttgcaatgGGGAAAAAAACTCAATTACCAAagcttttagcaaataatcaccacaaaccaaaattaccaaatcaacatgcattaaATGaagccaaagtacattgctatttttaaactaggacaaaaaaccaaagtacattttTATTTGTTGGACTTAAAACATAAACACAATTACCAAATCAGCATGCATTTATTGATCATTATATAGATACATGAGACTTTGAAATTAAATAATTTACTTTATTTGTGATAAAGAaccttaaatacaagaaatatcaaagtacattgttattttctTGCACTTAAAATACAAGAAATaccaaaagtacattgatatttcTTGTACTTAGGACAAAAgcacaattaccaaatcaacatgcatttattgatGCCAAAGTACATTaccattttttaaaaaaagacaaataaaaaaaaacaaaagtacattgttatttcttgcacttgggacagaAAACCGATTACCAAagcttttagcaaataatcaccacaaacaaaaattaccaaatcaacatatatttattgaaattaaataatTTTGTTTTACTTGTGTTGGATGTGGTAGTGGTTGTGATGACTGTGAAATCGACGGGATATTACAAATACACATAACATAGGAataaacatttatatttaaaCTAGGAATCCAAATAAAGTTTATACTACAAATACGCATTACATAAAAACTATTTTAATCAGAATCTTCCTCGTATCCTTCAGTGTCTTCTTCGGtatcataatcagaatcggtctcatcataatcagtcTCGCAATAAAAAACATTGACTCTACCAGTTGGCGGATGAACTTTAGTTTAGTTGAACTTTCTACATCAACAACGACTCtaggattgttttgaaagtacatGTTGAAAATCGATAAAAAAAACGGAGCATCAGGTGATGAGATATTTTAAACTACGTCGCTGACCTAACCGGAAAATAAATGAATTTGGGTTGAGATTTTTGACCCaccaacctatatatatatatatatatatatatatatatatatatatatatatatatatatatatatatatatatatat encodes:
- the LOC111892839 gene encoding disease resistance protein RPV1 encodes the protein MNFLQQDLILYKGMASSSTSCIPKSFKYDVFLSFRGEDTRTNFTDHLYSALQQKSIYTYRDDERIKKGKRISDELLGSIEDSKFYIIVFSRNYASSSWCLDELVKIMECHKTTIHTAYPVFYDVEPTEVRKQIGAVGEAFAKHEKEEGAGKWREALKEAANLAGWELKKTDDGHEAKLIKRIVEEISLELRSINFSVDEKLVGIETRINEITSSLGTGSDDVRMIGIWGIGGGGKTTLARAVFNKIYFEFECKSFIENVREVSKASLSGLKLLQKQVLSHVLNDQCINISSIYEGKNMMKKMMRNRKVLLVLDDVDHIDQLEALAGDLNWFKPGSRIIITTRDKQVLVAHRLKLIHTVNLLSNKEAICLFSRYAFGKEIPIQEYEELSGQVVCYAAGLPLTIKVLGSFLCGKNKSEWIDALERLKTIPLNETLKILELSYIGLEEDYKEIFLHVACILKGELKGYAIQVLESCGFHAKNGLRVLEQKSLIIIDDNYDDERVSMHDHFEEMGKNIVRRSHPDMPNKHSRLWDSKEIEDILANDLGTEATRCIKFHKGGLDPETIMKGLRKMKELRFLDVALRDFYSIQETNNELMPNFLNALGFLCCNWKSNETPYFPNALQYLRWDEYCFRYLPKTFQANELVSLEIAESDIIQLWEGRERKVLDKLRFLDLSYSMLKTFDLGLTPNLERLTLKGCSHLGALYMPVECVKLRYLKLDGSKLRTLDLGLAPNLELLDLYDCYNLVELHAPNGFLNLKYLNLRGSKLKTLDLRLAPNLETLFLFSCNDLVELHMPRRCLNLRSLLLNNSKLKTLNIGLTPNLEVLSLTSCYDLEELHMSDACQKLTSLFISRSKLRTLNLGLSPNITALHLQECGDLVELHIPRICLNLRSIVLYNSKLRTLDLTLTPNLKSLYLPNCFHLEQLHASIGWLKNVVDLELNGCLGFTSFSFHIKNHNSGRGNESLEVRIAARLHFTLERCPFHPDNKLPKFEFACFRKEELPSLTRNLEKLISMGSCACTKLETFSRSICGLQR